ATATTTTATAATTCCTTTGTGGAGAGCATCGCAAAAGATCTTATGCTCACCGCAGATATGAAACAGCGGCTCATGATAAACACCAACCTTGCCATGCAGACTTTGGACGAGCAGGGACTTTCGCCTTACAAAACATTCGACAGTATCGGAAAATTTGCCCATCTTCTCATGGCATACAAAAATGACAATTTCATTCCCAGAATAACCACGCACTCTCTTACTGCCCAAACCGAGCTTATTCTGATAGAGCCGCCCTGCGGAAGCAATACCGCTATTATCAAGCATGAAAACGAAGTACTGTTTGTTGACAGCGGATATGCCTGCTATCGAAATGAGATGGAAGAAATATTCCGAAAAGCGCTTCCCGAATACGACACCATGAAGAAAACCGTTCTGGTAACACACGCCGATGTGGATCACTGCGGACTTCTGCCGATTTTTGACCGCATAATAACCAGTTACAAAACAATGGAATGTCTGACAGCGGAGTACGAGGGCGAAAACAGCCTTCGTGAAGAAAATCCGCTTCACAGACCGTATGTAAACATCTGCAAAATACTCACAGGATACATGCCTCCCTCCCCCGACAAAATTGAAGTGTTGTGGGGCGGACGCACAGACCAGAAAGAACCGCTTGTGCAAACGGGATTTTTCAATTTTGGTGATATGCACTTTGAAGTATATGAAGGTGCAGGCGGACATCTTCAAGGCGAAATAGTGCTCATTGATTATGCAAATCACGTTGCATTCACAGGTGATATATATATAAATGTGAGAGGGCTTACACCCGAGCAAGCACAATACAACCAATACGCGCCAATACTTCTCACTTCGGTGGATACAAAAAAGGAGCTTTCCGCTTTGGAGCGTAATGCTGTTTTACAGCGTCTTGGTACGGGAAAATGGCAGATATTCGGCGGACACGGATATAAAAAGGATTATTCAATATCACTTGAAAAATAAAAAATGCGGTGCTGAAAAATCAGCACCGCATTTTATCATATATTTAACACATCAATCAACAGTTACAAATACACCGTCGCCCTGTTCAAGCTTTACGGTGTACACGCCGTTTACGGGTGTAAGCTCCTGAGGTTCGCCATCGTAGTAAAGGGTTACCTTGCCCTGAGCCTTAAAGGTGATTACAGAGCCCTTGGGTTCTTTCCAGTCCTGCTGATTAACGAGAGTAAAGGCGTTGCCCTTTCCCTCTTTCTTTTCAAAGCATCCGACCAGAAGAGGTGTATCACAGGTAAGGTCGGTAATTGCCTTGAATTCTTTATACGGATTGTACATTTCAAGATAAGGAGTAGCTTCGGGAGTAGAGTTTACATTGAATGCTCCCACGTATTTATAAGATACATACAAATCAGACAGCTTATGAAGTCCCTGTGCCATGCGCTGAATGGCAAAATAAATTTTTGTCTTGTCTCCGCGCACGTCAAAGGCACATCCTGTATGAGATGTACAAGTAGCAAAGATATAGTAAAGAATAGTCTTGGCACCGAAAGACAGCATAGTGTATGCCTGCCATCTTATTTCAGCCTCATTGGGCTCGCGTACCCAGCTTCCCCAGGAACAGGTCTGGATATATACCCAGAAGTCACGTCCCGAATCCCGGCAGGCATTCGCAACGATTTCGATGTTCTTCACATAA
Above is a genomic segment from Oscillospiraceae bacterium containing:
- a CDS encoding MBL fold metallo-hydrolase; protein product: MKKTYITNMPDHIGSFLKASKCFAELGINITRVSYNKAVDVHTLFIDADGTPEQLERADEILSDFGYLQQNDKKSPGVVLLEFRLEDRPGSVTNILSLINEFDFNISYISSQENGTDYQLFKMGLYVEDAEKISEFLAEAEKLCQARIIDYNHSEKVYDNSIFYNSFVESIAKDLMLTADMKQRLMINTNLAMQTLDEQGLSPYKTFDSIGKFAHLLMAYKNDNFIPRITTHSLTAQTELILIEPPCGSNTAIIKHENEVLFVDSGYACYRNEMEEIFRKALPEYDTMKKTVLVTHADVDHCGLLPIFDRIITSYKTMECLTAEYEGENSLREENPLHRPYVNICKILTGYMPPSPDKIEVLWGGRTDQKEPLVQTGFFNFGDMHFEVYEGAGGHLQGEIVLIDYANHVAFTGDIYINVRGLTPEQAQYNQYAPILLTSVDTKKELSALERNAVLQRLGTGKWQIFGGHGYKKDYSISLEK